One Streptomyces sp. NBC_01237 genomic region harbors:
- a CDS encoding roadblock/LC7 domain-containing protein — protein MVPEVDVRDVLAELQRLRARVPLLAGALAASTDGLVLAHDTPGVEAEGVAALTAAALGVAIRMTDATGRGGFRELLVRGENGYIATYAAGSAAVLTLLAEDRINVGRLHLEGRRAGVRIGELVDAALAHSARPAPPTTRAPSAGTDRSGTLPQRPT, from the coding sequence ATGGTGCCCGAGGTCGACGTGCGCGATGTCCTCGCCGAACTTCAGCGATTACGGGCCCGGGTGCCCCTCCTCGCCGGTGCGCTTGCGGCCAGCACCGACGGCCTGGTCCTGGCCCATGACACCCCCGGGGTGGAGGCCGAAGGCGTCGCCGCGCTGACGGCCGCCGCCCTCGGCGTCGCGATCCGGATGACCGACGCCACCGGCCGGGGCGGCTTCCGTGAACTCCTGGTCCGCGGCGAGAACGGCTACATCGCCACGTACGCGGCCGGCTCCGCCGCCGTGCTCACGCTGCTGGCCGAGGACCGCATCAACGTCGGCCGGCTCCATCTGGAGGGCCGCCGGGCGGGCGTCCGTATCGGCGAACTCGTCGACGCCGCCCTCGCGCACTCCGCCCGCCCCGCACCCCCGACGACCCGCGCCCCGAGCGCGGGTACCGACCGGAGCGGCACGCTGCCGCAGCGCCCCACGTAG
- a CDS encoding transcriptional regulator — protein MLQRLAAERATGALLRDRGTLYLADGQVVHAESPATPGIDVLLTTGGTLRHEGWWDAIAQAGAGRRVGRYLVDSGHVPGGALELCHLGALYDAAFFALSPTGTPARFRYGVSHWIGPVRPVPVAAVLRETLRRRELLDRIWPDAVTDSAPLARTAHPVDTPVPPRQRRVLDLVDGVRTASDIARELGRSAFHILVGLRRLTAAGLVEAVGPAAATAGRTPDRVTLPEVTADPDVALLRQLRDALEAL, from the coding sequence ATGCTCCAGCGCCTCGCCGCCGAACGGGCCACCGGCGCCCTGCTGCGCGATCGCGGCACGCTCTACCTCGCCGACGGCCAGGTGGTGCACGCCGAGAGCCCGGCCACCCCCGGTATCGACGTCCTGCTCACCACGGGCGGAACCCTGCGGCACGAGGGCTGGTGGGACGCGATCGCCCAGGCGGGGGCCGGGCGGCGGGTGGGCCGCTACCTCGTGGACAGCGGCCATGTGCCGGGCGGTGCACTGGAGTTGTGTCATCTGGGGGCGTTGTACGACGCCGCGTTCTTCGCGCTCTCCCCGACCGGGACCCCGGCCAGGTTCCGCTACGGGGTCTCCCACTGGATCGGCCCCGTCCGCCCCGTACCGGTGGCGGCGGTGCTGCGCGAGACGCTGCGGCGCCGGGAGCTGCTGGACCGGATCTGGCCCGACGCGGTGACCGACAGCGCCCCGCTGGCCCGGACGGCGCACCCCGTGGACACCCCGGTACCGCCCCGTCAGCGCCGGGTCCTGGACCTGGTCGACGGCGTGCGTACGGCCTCGGACATCGCGCGGGAGCTGGGCCGTTCGGCGTTCCACATCCTGGTCGGCCTGCGACGGCTCACGGCGGCCGGGCTGGTCGAGGCGGTCGGTCCGGCCGCGGCGACGGCCGGCCGCACGCCGGACCGGGTCACGCTGCCCGAGGTCACGGCAGACCCCGATGTCGCCCTGCTGCGCCAGCTCAGAGACGCATTGGAGGCCCTGTGA